A region of the Nocardia asteroides genome:
GCCGCGCAGGTCGCCGCGCTGTGCGATCGCAGACGCGGTCTCGGCGCCGACGGCGTGCTCCGGGTCGCGCGGGCGGGTGCGCTGCGGGACGCCGGAGTGCTCGCGCGGCTTCCGGAGGAGGTCGGCGCCGCCGACTGGTTCATGGACTACCGCAACGCCGACGGCTCGATCGCCGAGATGTGCGGCAACGGCGTGCGTGTGTTCGCCCACTATTTGACCGCCTCGGGACTGGAGACCCGCGACAGTTTCGTCGTCGGCAGCCGTGCCGGGGCGCGCCCGGTCACGGTGCATGCCGGGAACGAGGTCACCGGCGACGTCACTGTCGGTATGGGCCGGGTGCGCGAACTCGGCGCGTCCACCGCGACCATCGCGGGCTGGGCGCTGTCCGGGATCGGCATCGATGTCGGCAATCCGCATCTGGCCTGTGTCGATCCGGGGATGTCCGCCGACGCGCTCGGCAAGCTCGACCTGAGCGTGCCGCCCGGCTTCGATCCGGACCTGTTCCCGCACGGGGTGAACGTCGAGATCGTCACCGCGCTGGACGACGCGGGGGCGGTCGACATGCGGGTCTACGAGCGTGGTGTGGGCGAAACACGTTCCTGCGGAACGGGAACCGTCGCCGCGGCGGCCGCGGCGCTGGCCGCCGACGGCTTCCGGATCGCCGAGGACACCGGCCGGGTGACCGTCCGGGTGCCCGGCGGTGAACTGACCGTCGGGCTCGAGCGCGGCTCGGCGTGGCTGCGCGGACCGTCGGTCCTGGTGGCCACCGGACGCGTCGCCGGATCGTGGTGGGACGGTCCGTGAGCGGGTCGCCTCCGATTAACCGGGTGCGTACTGCGGTGATGTCGTGGCAGCATGGATAGTGTATGAGAAAGTCAGAGACGTATGAATTCACTCCGGCGGACGCGAACGACAGCGCCGCCGAGTCGGCCGACGACGCTGTGACCGGCGAAGACGCTGCGACCGGCGAAGACGCTGCGACCGGCGAAGACGCGATGACCGGCGAAGTCGCGGCAACCGGCGACGTGGTCGCCGAGCACGCCGCCCGGATGAACCGGTCGGGCTGGTCGGCCGATCCGACCGTGGGTGAGCTGCAGCTGGACGAGCGCAGTTCGCTCCGGCGAGTGGCGGGCCTTTCCACCGAGCTCACCGACATCACCGAGGTCGAGTACCGGCAGCTGCGCCTGGAGCGTGTCGTGCTGGTCGGTGTCTGGACCGCGGGCACGGCGGCGCAGGCAGAGGCGAGCATGGCCGAGCTGGCGGCGCTGGCCGAGACCGCGGGCTCCGAGGTGCTCGAGGCGCTGATCCAGCGCCGCGACCGGCCGGACCCGGCTACCTACATCGGCTCTGGAA
Encoded here:
- the dapF gene encoding diaminopimelate epimerase, producing MEFTKGHGTQNDFIVLPDPQADLALTAAQVAALCDRRRGLGADGVLRVARAGALRDAGVLARLPEEVGAADWFMDYRNADGSIAEMCGNGVRVFAHYLTASGLETRDSFVVGSRAGARPVTVHAGNEVTGDVTVGMGRVRELGASTATIAGWALSGIGIDVGNPHLACVDPGMSADALGKLDLSVPPGFDPDLFPHGVNVEIVTALDDAGAVDMRVYERGVGETRSCGTGTVAAAAAALAADGFRIAEDTGRVTVRVPGGELTVGLERGSAWLRGPSVLVATGRVAGSWWDGP